The following nucleotide sequence is from Bacteroidota bacterium.
CTTTTTATTTTTGCCAAATCCTTATTGCTCACATGTGTATAACGCATAGTGGTGCGAACATCATTGTGACCCATCAACTCTTTTATATAAGTAATATCGGTACCGTACTCCAATAAATGTGTTGCATAACTGTGGCGCAATGAGTGAATACCCAAATCATAGTTTACATTGGCCCGTTGCAATGCTTGCTTAAAAACTAATTGCGCACTTCTAATACTATACATGTCGCTTTGCTGCCCTTCGAACAAATATATTTTTGGTTTGTAGGCTACATAATATTCGCGAAGAGGCACAAGCAGCGTATCGGGCAAGGTTACCATTCTATCTTTTTTACCTTTCGATTTTTCTATCAATACCTGCATCCGCTTCGAATTAATGTCTTTTACTTTTAGGTTCACTATTTCGCTTACACGCAAACCAAGGCCGTAGCAAATTTTCAGCATCAACTTGTGCTTGTCATTTACTGTAAGATCTATAATCTTTTTAACTTCCACTACACTCATCACTTTGGGTAGTTGAAGCGCCCGCTTGGGACGGGGTATATCATAGAACATTTTTTCGCGATGCAACACCTTCTCATAATAAAATTTAACTGCGCTTATTCTGCTTCGCAACGAATTTTCGTTTAGCTTTAATTCTGTGGTGCAGTACAAAAAATAGTTACGAAGCCGCTCGGCTGTGATGGTTTCGGCTGCATGATTTTTTAGCACGCATAAAAATTGTGCAAACTCACACACATAAACTTTCAATGTATTTGGGCTTAATCCTTTTAGCAAAATCGTATCTTCCATCCGTTGCAATGCCGCCCTATTCATAGGTTGTATATTTACAAAAGCATCCTTGCCAAGCGGCTTCGCTGCCAGCCCAAATGCAAACCGAAATTGGGGGGTGTCTGCTACATACCAACTTCCTTTTGTTTGGCTCCAACGGGCCGATTCCAATTTTTTAAATGCCGTAATCAAAACAGCCTTTTTTTCAAAGGCCGCCCATATTACTTCCTTACCTTTATGCTTACCAAACGAAAATTTATATTCCGAAATATTTTGTAGCTCCATTTTATTAATATATTTGGTGCGCGTTTATCCTCAAACTAACCATACAAATGTAAAACTAGCTGTGGATATACGCAACTGCCTCTCAAACTATCGCCAATTACTAAACTATTGATAATAAAACACTTGCAATATTTTGAAAACCTTAAATGCAGATATAGTACACAAAAACCTTCGTATATCCACGATTTGGCACATTGTAAACGACACCGTAGAAATAAGTTAAACAAAAATAGAAATGGACAAAAAGGCATTGGACAAAAGATTCTTTCCTTCCCACTAACTAAAATAATCATTGGACTTATTGTCTATTGGTGTAATTGTTAGCGTAGGACAATGAATTATTAGTAGGTAACTGTTAAACTTAACGGAATTAGATAAGGATATAAAAACTTAATAAATGGAATAATTAGTTTGAATTCTTGCATAGTTTCGTATGTAACATTATATAAATTTACGAAAA
It contains:
- a CDS encoding tyrosine-type recombinase/integrase, which gives rise to MELQNISEYKFSFGKHKGKEVIWAAFEKKAVLITAFKKLESARWSQTKGSWYVADTPQFRFAFGLAAKPLGKDAFVNIQPMNRAALQRMEDTILLKGLSPNTLKVYVCEFAQFLCVLKNHAAETITAERLRNYFLYCTTELKLNENSLRSRISAVKFYYEKVLHREKMFYDIPRPKRALQLPKVMSVVEVKKIIDLTVNDKHKLMLKICYGLGLRVSEIVNLKVKDINSKRMQVLIEKSKGKKDRMVTLPDTLLVPLREYYVAYKPKIYLFEGQQSDMYSIRSAQLVFKQALQRANVNYDLGIHSLRHSYATHLLEYGTDITYIKELMGHNDVRTTMRYTHVSNKDLAKIKSPLDRM